From a single Maniola hyperantus chromosome 3, iAphHyp1.2, whole genome shotgun sequence genomic region:
- the LOC138404713 gene encoding 15-hydroxyprostaglandin dehydrogenase [NAD(+)]-like, giving the protein MAAKLLPEFMDVEGKVILVTGGAVGIGAGLVKELLSQNARHVAFLDVLEREGAALEGELLNKFGALRAKFIKCDISDERQLSAAYQLILDKYRRLDAVVNNAAVISEENYKKMVDVNFTATVTSTFKALEVMSVDKGGSGGVVLNVSSLMALKPQENFHLPVYAATKTAVLHFSNNIATQESYSKTHVRIVTVCLGLTDTALLHRHKFETQESKSLASQVPEKQRVTSAVSGIMFVIRRADSGSTWIIANDEPPIDVSCTVREGFRCVSTAI; this is encoded by the exons ATGGCAGCTAAACTACTACCAGAGTTTATGgacgttgaaggaaaagtgaTTCTAGTGACGGGAGGTGCTGTTGGGATTGGTGCTGGATTGGTCAAGGAATTGTTGTCGCAAAATGCAAGG CACGTCGCCTTCTTAGACGTGTTAGAACGCGAGGGGGCAGCCCTTGAGGGAGAACTATTGAATAAGTTCGGCGCCCTGAGAGCCAAGTTCATAAAATGTGATATCTCCGACGAGAGACAGCTTTCGGCGGCGTATCAGCTCATTTTGGACAAATACAGACGTCTGGATGCAGTAGTAAACAATGCTGCAGTTATTTCTGAGGAGAACTACAAGAAAATGGTGGATGTTAATTTC ACAGCAACAGTGACAAGTACTTTTAAGGCTCTAGAAGTAATGTCAGTGGACAAAGGCGGCAGCGGTGGGGTGGTGCTGAATGTTTCGTCGTTGATGGCTCTAAAACCACAGGAAAATTTCCATTTACCTGTCTACGCGGCCACAAAAACCGCTGTGCTACACTTCAGTAACAATATTGCG ACTCAAGAGTCGTATTCAAAGACACATGTACGTATAGTGACAGTGTGTCTGGGACTAACCGACACAGCTCTCTTACATAGGCACAAGTTCGAGACACAAGAATCCAAGAGCTTGGCCTCACAAGTCCCTGAAAAGCAGAG GGTAACGTCTGCAGTGAGTGGCATAATGTTCGTAATTAGACGGGCAGATAGTGGATCTACCTGGATCATTGCTAACGACGAACCACCGATTGACGTCAGTTGTACTGTGAGGGAGGGTTTCCGGTGTGTTTCCACTGCCATATGA